The Petropleomorpha daqingensis genome includes a window with the following:
- a CDS encoding alpha/beta hydrolase: MPLHPHLASNLHLLDGMTSIEAALADPQQAPRLAQFMSVGEAAPCPEVLTRDLEAPGPHGPVRVRVYTPVEGDGSPARPGLVWVHGGGFRMGNLDDAPIDGLVREFCVRADAVVVSVDYRLAVDGVAYPVPHDDVVAALRWVRANADAVGIDPTRLSAGGDSAGGNLVAGAALRVRDEDAWTPAALLLVYPVLHPVVPPLSPGLAAAAATLPDLLRFLPSDVAEMNRNYLGGPETTADGYAMPGLAVLDGLPPTLVVNAEYDDLRASGEAFVASLALAGVDVRQVCAPGMLHGFLMLPDSIEPAGRTRQLLADTICDARSAAPSAVALEQAVG, from the coding sequence ATGCCACTGCACCCGCACCTCGCCTCGAACCTGCACCTGCTCGACGGCATGACGTCGATCGAGGCGGCCCTCGCCGATCCCCAACAGGCCCCCCGCCTGGCGCAGTTCATGTCCGTGGGGGAGGCGGCGCCTTGTCCCGAGGTGCTCACCCGCGACCTGGAGGCCCCAGGCCCGCACGGACCTGTGCGCGTCCGCGTGTACACCCCCGTGGAGGGCGACGGCTCGCCGGCCAGGCCCGGACTGGTGTGGGTGCACGGCGGCGGGTTCCGCATGGGGAACCTCGACGACGCACCGATCGACGGGCTCGTCCGCGAGTTCTGCGTGCGGGCGGACGCGGTGGTGGTCAGCGTGGATTACCGCCTGGCCGTCGACGGGGTCGCTTATCCAGTTCCGCACGACGACGTCGTGGCTGCGTTGCGCTGGGTGCGGGCCAACGCCGACGCCGTGGGCATCGATCCGACGCGGCTCTCCGCGGGCGGGGACAGCGCGGGGGGCAACCTGGTCGCCGGAGCTGCTCTCCGCGTGCGGGACGAGGACGCCTGGACGCCCGCCGCGTTGCTGCTCGTCTATCCGGTCCTGCACCCCGTGGTGCCGCCGTTGTCGCCTGGACTCGCGGCTGCCGCCGCCACGCTGCCCGACCTCCTGCGTTTCCTGCCGAGCGATGTGGCGGAGATGAACCGCAACTACCTGGGCGGGCCGGAGACCACGGCCGACGGGTACGCGATGCCCGGCCTGGCGGTGCTGGACGGGCTCCCCCCGACGCTGGTCGTCAACGCCGAGTACGACGACCTGCGCGCCTCGGGGGAGGCCTTCGTGGCCTCGCTGGCCCTGGCCGGTGTCGATGTTCGGCAGGTCTGCGCGCCGGGGATGCTGCACGGCTTCCTCATGCTGCCGGACTCGATCGAGCCGGCCGGGCGGACCCGGCAGTTGCTCGCCGACACCATCTGCGACGCCCGCAGCGCTGCGCCGTCCGCGGTCGCTCTCGAGCAGGCGGTCGGCTGA
- a CDS encoding glycoside hydrolase family 43 protein: MTTTQRSSPIAAGFHPDPSVVLVDGVYYLVNSTMEYLPALPVHRSTDLLEWTHIGNVVTRPEQVDLGDVPTPGGVWAPTIRYRDGVFYVIVTVALGGRGCVVFTATDPSGPWSDGLSLRAVDGIDPDLAWDDDGTAIVTYARYPHAIQQVRVDLATGEALEQPRPLWVGSGLSTPESPHLYRRGGYWYLLAAEGGTERGHAVTVARSSSPEGPWEGCPSNPVLTAAGTRRPVQNTGHGDLVETPDGGTALILLGVRPVGFTQAFSPLGRETFLTDVDWVDGWPRPRPVLLAGGPARQEAVFDFADPAALDDPGWIAVRRTPAEVASLDGATGRLCLAGDGAGLDARRPVFLGRRQRHLSATVTARVDATVGVGGLAARHDERHWFALEVRTEGSAAVVTARAALSGFERTWEATLPAGEVELAIELRQPSRDIRAMWTGGDHIRLCAAASGRRVVLAELDGRYWSFETANSFTGRVIGLYATEGMVTFADYAYSGTDQLPDADDGPSAAERSEEVA; the protein is encoded by the coding sequence GTGACGACGACCCAGCGATCCAGCCCCATTGCCGCCGGGTTCCACCCCGATCCCAGCGTCGTCCTCGTCGACGGGGTGTACTACCTCGTCAACTCGACGATGGAGTACCTCCCGGCCCTGCCCGTCCACCGCAGCACTGATCTGCTCGAGTGGACACACATCGGCAACGTGGTCACCCGGCCTGAGCAGGTCGATCTCGGCGACGTGCCGACCCCCGGCGGGGTCTGGGCTCCCACGATCCGGTATCGCGACGGCGTCTTCTACGTCATCGTCACGGTGGCCCTCGGTGGGCGCGGCTGCGTCGTCTTCACCGCCACCGATCCGTCCGGCCCGTGGAGCGACGGGCTGTCCCTGCGGGCGGTCGACGGCATCGACCCCGATCTCGCCTGGGACGACGATGGCACCGCGATCGTCACCTACGCCCGGTACCCCCATGCCATCCAGCAGGTGCGGGTGGACCTCGCGACCGGTGAGGCGCTGGAGCAGCCGCGGCCACTCTGGGTCGGCAGCGGGCTGTCCACCCCTGAGAGCCCGCACCTGTACCGGCGCGGCGGCTACTGGTACCTGCTGGCTGCCGAGGGCGGCACCGAGCGCGGGCATGCCGTGACCGTCGCCCGGAGTTCCTCGCCCGAGGGTCCCTGGGAGGGCTGCCCGTCCAACCCCGTGCTGACCGCCGCCGGCACACGCCGGCCGGTGCAGAACACCGGCCACGGTGACCTGGTCGAGACCCCGGACGGTGGAACAGCGCTCATCCTGCTCGGGGTGCGCCCGGTCGGCTTCACCCAGGCGTTTTCCCCGCTGGGCCGCGAGACCTTCCTGACCGACGTGGACTGGGTCGACGGGTGGCCACGGCCGAGGCCGGTCCTGCTGGCCGGGGGTCCGGCCCGGCAGGAGGCGGTCTTCGACTTCGCCGACCCGGCCGCCCTGGACGACCCGGGATGGATCGCCGTGCGTCGCACGCCGGCCGAGGTTGCCTCGTTGGACGGGGCGACGGGGCGGCTGTGCCTCGCCGGCGACGGTGCCGGCCTCGACGCACGGCGCCCCGTGTTCCTCGGGCGCCGGCAACGGCATCTGTCCGCGACGGTGACCGCTCGGGTGGACGCGACGGTAGGGGTCGGGGGCCTGGCGGCCCGGCACGACGAGCGGCACTGGTTCGCCCTCGAGGTCCGCACGGAGGGGAGCGCGGCCGTGGTCACCGCGCGGGCCGCGCTGTCCGGGTTCGAGCGCACATGGGAGGCGACGCTGCCGGCCGGGGAGGTGGAACTCGCCATCGAGCTGCGCCAACCGTCCAGGGACATCCGGGCCATGTGGACCGGTGGGGACCACATCCGGCTGTGCGCGGCGGCCAGCGGCCGCCGCGTGGTGCTCGCCGAACTGGACGGCCGGTACTGGAGCTTCGAGACGGCGAACTCCTTCACCGGCCGGGTGATCGGTCTGTACGCCACCGAAGGCATGGTGACCTTCGCCGACTACGCCTACTCCGGGACCGACCAGCTCCCCGACGCGGACGACGGCCCCTCTGCTGCGGAGCGTTCGGAGGAGGTGGCATGA
- a CDS encoding alpha/beta hydrolase: protein MSRAVGPPPFDAECAAALERLPAFPPLTLETIPEVRIPPPGFEPPSDADLSRDGAFDIVRRTVPGPEDAPDVRLVICRPAEADGTRPVIYHVHGGGMFSGSPEMSLPQVLEWAGDLGAVVVSVDYRLAPETPHPGPVEDCYAGLCWLARHGSEIEADARRIVVAGESAGGGLAAALVLLSRDRGGPRPAGQLLSCPMLDDRNDRPSVLQMAGVDTWDRARNEVGWTALLGPARGTPDVSAYAAPSRAEDLTGLPPTFLDVGSAETFRDEVVDYASRIWQAGGRAELHVWPGGFHGFDVLAPHAAISQQARAARLSWLRRVLTD, encoded by the coding sequence ATGAGCCGGGCGGTCGGACCGCCGCCGTTCGACGCAGAGTGCGCCGCAGCGCTGGAGCGGTTGCCCGCGTTCCCGCCGCTGACCCTGGAAACGATCCCGGAGGTGCGCATCCCTCCTCCCGGCTTCGAGCCCCCGAGCGACGCCGACCTGAGCCGGGACGGCGCCTTCGACATCGTGCGTCGGACCGTCCCGGGACCGGAGGACGCCCCCGACGTGCGACTGGTCATCTGTCGTCCGGCGGAGGCAGATGGCACTCGACCGGTCATCTACCACGTGCACGGTGGTGGGATGTTCAGCGGCAGCCCCGAGATGTCGCTCCCGCAGGTCCTGGAGTGGGCGGGGGACCTGGGGGCCGTCGTGGTGTCGGTCGACTACCGGCTGGCGCCGGAGACGCCGCACCCCGGCCCGGTGGAGGACTGCTACGCGGGCCTGTGCTGGCTGGCCCGGCACGGGTCCGAGATCGAGGCCGACGCCCGGCGGATCGTCGTGGCGGGGGAGAGCGCCGGCGGAGGGCTCGCCGCCGCGCTCGTCCTCCTGAGCCGCGACCGTGGTGGTCCGCGACCCGCCGGGCAGCTGCTCAGCTGCCCGATGCTCGACGACCGCAACGACCGGCCGTCCGTCCTCCAGATGGCCGGGGTCGACACCTGGGACCGCGCGCGCAACGAGGTCGGGTGGACGGCCCTGCTGGGCCCGGCGCGAGGGACGCCTGACGTCTCGGCGTACGCGGCGCCCTCCCGCGCGGAGGACCTCACCGGGTTGCCACCGACCTTTCTGGACGTCGGCTCGGCAGAAACGTTCCGCGACGAGGTCGTCGACTACGCCAGCCGCATCTGGCAGGCCGGCGGACGGGCCGAGCTGCACGTGTGGCCCGGCGGTTTCCACGGCTTCGACGTCCTCGCCCCCCACGCGGCCATCTCTCAGCAAGCCAGGGCGGCTCGTCTCAGCTGGCTGCGTCGGGTCCTGACCGACTGA
- a CDS encoding nucleotide pyrophosphohydrolase, which produces MPDDDLDQLRRVYDELVDLQGWARFRTPRNMALALTGRVGAVATHLQFAGEGEPTAEPAAPELRAELADCLVYLVALTDALGFDVAEEAVVRLRAAVEDSRPGAEVPA; this is translated from the coding sequence ATGCCTGATGACGATCTCGACCAGCTGCGCCGCGTCTACGACGAACTCGTAGATCTGCAGGGCTGGGCCCGGTTCCGCACGCCCCGCAACATGGCCCTGGCGCTGACCGGGCGCGTTGGTGCCGTGGCCACCCATCTGCAGTTCGCCGGAGAGGGCGAGCCGACGGCGGAGCCGGCTGCTCCGGAGCTGCGCGCCGAACTCGCGGACTGCCTGGTGTACCTCGTGGCCCTCACCGACGCTCTCGGCTTCGACGTGGCCGAGGAAGCTGTGGTGCGGCTCCGCGCGGCAGTCGAGGACAGCCGGCCGGGGGCGGAGGTGCCGGCATGA
- a CDS encoding glycoside hydrolase family 43 protein has product MTAQRPVVPGFFPDPSICRVDDAYYLACSSFEYAPGLPVFRSTDLRSWEQIGNALDRPSQLSVAGAVSSGGIFAPTLRHHAGRFWLITTNMSDPQGHLLVTADDPAGPWSEPVFFPEAPGIDPDLSWDEDGSCYLTWAGFADGQPLGVVQAVVDPTTGAVLSEPRQLWQGTGGKFPEGPHIYRIGDLWYQLIAEGGTERGHAVTIARGPSPSGPFEPCPWNPVLTTRGTDSPVQNAGHADLVQRPDGSWALVYHGVRVRGSSPQWHVLGRETFAADVTWEDGWPRVTEPIEPPPVGLVSESLSGPELPPSWVSPGRFPGEVLHPAEGGRRLTADDAAEPVFVGRRQQHLHAGVRADVRVEDGAGGLELRIDPRHALRLEADGERVRAVVRIGSITSVLGEAATGPDVTLELRAEPSTGHVWSTESGPDDLVAGVVTAGRLVELGRLDGRYLSTEVAGGMTGRVLGVWCSAGEVLLRSFEYTGADDPSELRRS; this is encoded by the coding sequence ATGACGGCGCAGCGGCCCGTCGTCCCCGGGTTCTTCCCCGACCCCAGCATCTGCCGCGTCGACGACGCCTACTACCTGGCCTGCTCGAGCTTTGAGTACGCGCCGGGACTGCCGGTCTTCCGCTCGACGGACCTGCGCTCGTGGGAGCAGATCGGCAACGCGCTCGACCGGCCGTCCCAGCTGTCGGTGGCAGGGGCGGTCTCGTCCGGTGGCATCTTCGCGCCCACGCTGCGGCACCACGCCGGCCGGTTCTGGTTGATCACCACCAACATGTCCGATCCGCAAGGCCACCTGCTGGTCACCGCCGACGATCCGGCCGGCCCGTGGTCCGAGCCGGTCTTCTTCCCGGAGGCCCCCGGCATCGACCCCGATCTCTCGTGGGACGAGGACGGCAGCTGCTACCTGACCTGGGCGGGCTTCGCCGACGGGCAGCCGCTGGGCGTCGTCCAGGCGGTCGTCGACCCGACGACCGGAGCCGTCCTGTCCGAGCCACGGCAGCTGTGGCAGGGGACGGGTGGGAAGTTCCCGGAGGGCCCGCACATCTACCGGATCGGCGACCTCTGGTATCAGCTGATTGCCGAGGGGGGCACCGAGCGCGGGCATGCGGTGACCATCGCCCGCGGACCGTCGCCCTCCGGTCCGTTCGAGCCCTGCCCCTGGAATCCGGTCCTGACCACCCGGGGGACCGACTCCCCGGTGCAGAACGCCGGCCACGCCGACCTCGTCCAGCGGCCCGACGGCTCGTGGGCGCTGGTCTACCACGGCGTCCGCGTCCGCGGGTCCAGCCCCCAGTGGCACGTGCTCGGTCGGGAGACGTTCGCCGCGGACGTGACCTGGGAGGACGGCTGGCCCCGGGTGACGGAGCCGATCGAGCCACCGCCGGTCGGGTTGGTCAGCGAGTCCCTGTCCGGACCGGAGCTCCCGCCGAGCTGGGTCTCGCCGGGACGCTTCCCCGGCGAGGTGCTGCACCCCGCGGAGGGCGGCCGGCGTCTCACGGCCGACGACGCGGCGGAGCCGGTCTTCGTCGGCCGCCGGCAGCAGCACCTGCACGCCGGCGTCCGGGCGGACGTCCGCGTGGAGGACGGCGCGGGCGGCCTCGAGCTCCGCATCGACCCGCGACACGCCCTGCGTCTGGAGGCCGACGGAGAGCGGGTCCGGGCGGTGGTCCGGATCGGATCGATCACGTCGGTCCTGGGGGAGGCGGCCACCGGACCGGACGTGACTCTGGAACTGCGCGCCGAGCCGTCGACCGGCCACGTGTGGAGCACCGAGTCCGGCCCGGACGACCTGGTGGCCGGCGTCGTCACAGCAGGCAGGCTCGTCGAGCTCGGGCGTCTCGACGGCCGGTATCTCTCCACCGAGGTGGCCGGGGGGATGACCGGACGCGTCCTCGGCGTCTGGTGCAGTGCCGGCGAGGTGCTACTCCGGTCCTTCGAGTACACCGGCGCCGACGACCCGTCGGAACTACGCCGATCGTGA
- a CDS encoding FAD-dependent monooxygenase, whose product MSDTDLDQLRRVHDELDMTSLRNAPGTGKRLKILVVGAGVGGLSAAIALTQIGAQVDVIEIKPDNSVPGVGFGLRLNGMRAVRELGLLEQCKAFGTKPSGLTYYDNRGQHLSTLSYGPDDGDVPSILVMSRIGYLDVATARAQELGCDIRMGTTVASLEQKPDTVAVTFSNGDSAEYDLVVGFDGINSQIRHEYFGARYDPTPAGGVAWRCPLPLADGLTDTTFLQGHGGKIVFSPLSSDMMYMVLTVAEEGRPRYDPAEMPRIMYDRARALMGDSEFMAESIVQVLQSTSVAYTPYSTVWVPYPWFRGRVMIGGDAAHTMPPYLGSGAAMAIEDGVVLAQELAKDHSLLDAQLMFMARRLPRARAVHERSIESMLEEFDSVTPEAFQRRLQFLRDLEPIANEYSNRLLALPY is encoded by the coding sequence ATGTCTGACACCGATCTCGACCAACTGCGCCGCGTCCACGACGAACTCGACATGACAAGTCTTCGGAATGCGCCGGGGACGGGGAAGCGGCTGAAGATCCTGGTGGTCGGGGCCGGCGTCGGCGGTCTGAGCGCTGCGATCGCGCTGACGCAGATCGGAGCCCAGGTCGATGTCATCGAGATCAAGCCGGACAACAGCGTGCCGGGAGTCGGTTTCGGCCTGCGGCTCAACGGCATGCGCGCTGTTCGCGAGCTCGGACTTCTGGAGCAGTGCAAGGCGTTCGGGACCAAGCCGTCGGGGTTGACGTACTACGACAACCGCGGCCAGCACCTAAGCACACTGAGCTACGGCCCCGATGACGGTGACGTCCCGAGCATCCTCGTCATGTCGCGAATCGGTTACCTGGACGTCGCCACCGCCCGGGCGCAGGAACTGGGATGCGACATCCGGATGGGAACGACCGTGGCGAGCCTGGAGCAGAAGCCGGACACCGTCGCGGTCACCTTCAGCAACGGGGACAGTGCGGAATACGACCTCGTCGTCGGCTTCGACGGGATCAATTCACAGATCCGCCACGAGTACTTCGGCGCCCGGTACGACCCCACCCCGGCCGGAGGCGTGGCGTGGCGATGTCCTCTGCCGCTCGCGGACGGCCTGACCGACACCACCTTCCTCCAGGGCCACGGGGGCAAGATCGTCTTCTCTCCGCTGTCGAGCGACATGATGTACATGGTGCTGACCGTCGCCGAGGAGGGCCGCCCGCGCTACGACCCGGCCGAGATGCCCCGGATCATGTATGACCGCGCCCGCGCGCTCATGGGGGACTCGGAGTTCATGGCCGAATCCATCGTGCAGGTCCTGCAGTCGACCAGTGTCGCCTACACGCCGTACTCGACGGTGTGGGTGCCCTACCCCTGGTTCCGCGGCCGGGTGATGATCGGGGGCGACGCAGCGCACACCATGCCGCCGTACCTCGGCTCGGGCGCTGCCATGGCCATCGAGGACGGCGTCGTCCTCGCCCAGGAACTGGCCAAGGACCACTCCCTGCTCGACGCCCAGCTGATGTTCATGGCACGACGCCTTCCCCGCGCGAGAGCGGTGCACGAGCGGTCGATCGAGTCGATGCTCGAGGAATTCGACTCGGTCACACCCGAGGCCTTCCAACGGCGACTGCAGTTCTTGCGCGACCTGGAGCCGATCGCGAACGAGTACTCCAACCGACTCCTGGCCCTGCCCTACTGA